In Anaerolineales bacterium, the following proteins share a genomic window:
- a CDS encoding phosphoglucomutase/phosphomannomutase family protein has translation MTYKISFGTDGWRGVIAEDYTFDNVRRATQGFASYLVEKGFGGKWVVVGHDKRFHSENFAAAAAEVLVGNGLNVYLTDGATPTPVIAYAVVDKKACGAVNITASHNPPTDNGFKVRDPNGGAIDPEGLKRIEALIPDSPSEAKRVSIQDAKRDGKVVVFDASEAYIKNLHKLVDIQRIKDAGFTVMMDAMWGNGAGWFTRLLAGGKTKVIEIHNERNPSFPEMKRPEPIRPNVDVGLKATVANHADVLLITDGDADRCGIGDENGEFIDQLRVYALLALYLLEIRGERGDIVKTLSTTTMLNKLGKIYNVPVHETGVGFKYVAPKMIETNAMIGGEESGGYAFRNNVPERDGILAGLYFLDFMVQTGKKPTELLKMLFDKVGEHFYDRIDTPFSGDRKMREQKILDAHPKTIGGLKVTELVTIDGFQFKLEDGGWLLIRFSGTEPIMRVYCETTHGDKVKAILDDGLKVAGIK, from the coding sequence ATGACTTATAAAATTTCATTTGGCACAGACGGCTGGCGCGGCGTGATCGCCGAAGATTACACGTTCGACAACGTCCGCCGCGCAACGCAGGGATTTGCATCGTATCTCGTCGAAAAAGGATTCGGCGGCAAGTGGGTCGTCGTCGGTCACGATAAACGATTCCATTCGGAAAATTTCGCGGCGGCGGCCGCCGAGGTGTTGGTCGGTAACGGCTTGAATGTGTATTTGACCGACGGCGCGACGCCAACTCCCGTGATCGCTTATGCAGTTGTGGACAAAAAAGCCTGTGGCGCGGTCAACATCACTGCCTCGCACAACCCGCCGACGGATAACGGGTTCAAGGTCCGCGACCCAAACGGCGGAGCGATAGACCCCGAAGGGTTGAAGAGAATCGAAGCGCTGATCCCAGACTCCCCGTCGGAGGCGAAGCGGGTTTCCATCCAAGATGCGAAACGCGATGGCAAAGTTGTCGTCTTCGACGCGTCGGAAGCGTACATCAAAAATCTGCATAAACTTGTGGACATTCAAAGAATCAAAGACGCGGGCTTCACCGTGATGATGGATGCGATGTGGGGCAACGGCGCGGGCTGGTTCACGCGCTTGCTCGCGGGCGGAAAAACAAAAGTGATCGAGATTCACAACGAACGCAATCCGTCGTTCCCTGAAATGAAGCGGCCTGAACCGATTCGCCCGAACGTTGACGTGGGACTCAAAGCGACGGTGGCGAACCACGCCGACGTGTTGCTAATCACCGATGGCGATGCGGACCGCTGCGGTATCGGGGACGAGAACGGCGAGTTTATTGACCAGTTGCGCGTGTACGCGTTGCTGGCACTGTATTTGCTCGAAATACGCGGCGAGCGCGGCGACATTGTCAAAACGCTTTCGACCACGACGATGTTGAACAAACTTGGAAAAATTTACAACGTGCCTGTGCATGAAACGGGCGTGGGATTCAAATACGTCGCGCCGAAGATGATCGAGACGAATGCGATGATCGGCGGCGAAGAAAGCGGCGGCTACGCGTTCCGCAATAACGTCCCTGAGCGCGACGGGATTCTGGCTGGTCTATATTTCCTTGATTTCATGGTGCAGACGGGAAAGAAGCCGACGGAATTGTTGAAGATGTTGTTCGATAAGGTCGGCGAACATTTTTACGACCGCATTGATACGCCCTTCTCAGGCGATAGAAAAATGCGCGAACAAAAAATACTCGATGCCCACCCAAAGACCATCGGCGGCTTGAAAGTGACCGAACTCGTGACGATAGACGGCTTCCAATTCAAACTCGAAGACGGCGGTTGGTTGCTGATTCGTTTCAGCGGCACAGAACCGATCATGCGTGTCTATTGCGAAACGACACACGGAGATAAGGTGAAAGCGATTCTTGACGATGGGTTGAAGGTGGCGGGGATCAAGTAA
- a CDS encoding SpoIIE family protein phosphatase, whose protein sequence is MDESTKVTNLSASLLTRIPLFSYLPADELKLLLNALDRVRLKSGDILFREGEPAEHLYIVAGGQLEINMASGTEDELILNVINEGEYIGEMGIIMPGGKRTAGARARGDVTLLSMSRTQFQDLLHRHPELANAMVGVLSARLDNTNVQTFRDLTEKNRELQTAYDELKAAQEQLIEKERLEKELQVAAEIQMSILPDVLPSPVEFDFGGRILPARQVGGDFYDVFDLGDDKIGVLIGDVADKGVPSAIFMARAHALIIAEADSVTPPGEVLRMVNAHITRLEKSTQFVTALFGILDVKTGKFSYARAGHEPPLLVGAHGEVHRLPHEPGMALGLWEDITLDENNFHLAPGSLLVLYTDGMTDCRNPAGKPFGLERIKETMKDLRSHSAQSACDHLLETLTNYQSGAKQDDDVTLVAIHAN, encoded by the coding sequence ATGGATGAATCTACGAAGGTTACCAATCTTTCCGCCAGCCTCCTGACGCGCATTCCCCTTTTTTCTTATTTGCCAGCCGATGAGTTGAAACTCCTGCTCAATGCGCTGGACCGGGTGCGTTTGAAATCGGGCGATATTTTGTTCAGGGAAGGGGAGCCTGCGGAACATCTTTACATTGTGGCAGGCGGGCAACTTGAAATCAACATGGCTTCAGGGACGGAGGATGAACTGATCCTCAATGTTATCAATGAAGGCGAATACATCGGCGAGATGGGGATCATCATGCCCGGTGGGAAGCGCACTGCCGGCGCCCGCGCGCGCGGCGATGTGACGCTGTTGAGTATGAGCCGTACTCAGTTTCAGGATCTGCTCCATCGGCATCCCGAATTGGCGAACGCGATGGTCGGCGTGTTGAGCGCGCGCCTGGACAACACGAATGTGCAGACCTTCCGAGATTTGACCGAGAAAAACCGGGAATTGCAAACTGCGTACGACGAACTCAAAGCCGCGCAGGAGCAGTTGATCGAGAAGGAGCGCCTCGAGAAAGAACTTCAAGTTGCCGCAGAAATTCAGATGTCGATTCTCCCGGATGTGTTGCCGTCGCCGGTGGAGTTTGACTTTGGCGGGCGCATCCTGCCAGCCCGTCAGGTGGGAGGCGATTTCTACGATGTATTCGACCTCGGCGACGATAAGATCGGAGTCTTGATCGGCGATGTAGCGGACAAAGGCGTTCCGTCCGCGATCTTTATGGCGCGGGCGCACGCGCTGATCATCGCCGAGGCAGATAGCGTTACGCCTCCCGGCGAAGTCCTGCGGATGGTTAATGCGCATATCACGCGATTGGAAAAATCCACACAATTCGTCACCGCGTTGTTTGGGATTCTGGATGTAAAGACCGGAAAGTTTTCCTATGCGCGCGCGGGGCATGAGCCGCCGCTGTTGGTTGGCGCGCATGGCGAAGTGCATCGTCTGCCGCACGAGCCCGGCATGGCGCTTGGTCTATGGGAAGATATTACGCTGGATGAAAATAATTTCCATCTCGCGCCGGGGTCGTTGCTGGTGTTATACACGGACGGGATGACGGACTGTCGGAACCCGGCGGGCAAGCCTTTTGGTCTGGAACGCATCAAAGAGACCATGAAAGACTTGCGTTCCCATTCTGCCCAGTCTGCTTGCGATCATCTGTTGGAGACGTTGACGAACTATCAAAGCGGCGCAAAACAAGATGACGACGTGACGCTGGTCGCCATCCACGCGAATTAA
- a CDS encoding cystathionine gamma-synthase — translation MKFETLAIHAGQEPDPNNGAVMTPVYFTSTYMQDGVGKPRQGYEYSRTMNPTRKALQDCLAALEGGQFGLAFSSGLAATDTVLRLLNADDHVLAGNDVYGGTFRLFDKILRRFNLDFTFADTTDPESVAEALTPSTRLVWLETPTNPYLRVTDIRAVAEVVHAHQNKPLLVVDNTFATPYLQRPLELGADIVVHSMTKYLGGHSDVVGGAVVVKDKELADKLYFLQNAVGAVPGPMDCFLVLRGIKTLPLRMDRHYENATSIVEFLEKHPKVEKVIYPFHPSHPQQKVAKHQMKNGGGMISFIVKGGKEAAIRVVESTRIFALAESLGGVESLIELPAAMTHLSVAGSQLEVDSALIRLSVGIENKEDLIEDIQQALEQA, via the coding sequence ATGAAATTTGAAACGCTCGCCATCCATGCGGGACAGGAACCCGATCCCAACAACGGAGCGGTGATGACCCCCGTGTATTTCACATCCACGTACATGCAAGACGGCGTCGGCAAACCGCGGCAGGGATATGAATACTCCCGCACGATGAACCCTACGCGTAAAGCCCTGCAAGATTGCCTCGCCGCGCTCGAAGGCGGACAATTCGGTTTGGCGTTCTCATCGGGACTCGCCGCTACAGACACCGTGCTTCGCTTATTGAACGCGGACGATCACGTACTCGCGGGCAACGATGTGTACGGAGGCACGTTCCGCCTCTTCGACAAGATCCTCCGCCGCTTCAACCTCGACTTTACGTTTGCCGACACGACTGATCCTGAATCTGTGGCTGAGGCTTTGACCCCCTCCACACGCCTTGTGTGGCTGGAAACTCCTACCAACCCCTATTTACGCGTCACCGATATTCGCGCAGTTGCCGAGGTTGTCCACGCGCACCAAAACAAGCCCTTACTTGTAGTTGACAACACTTTCGCCACGCCATACCTGCAACGTCCGCTTGAACTCGGCGCGGACATTGTCGTCCACTCGATGACCAAATATCTCGGCGGTCACTCCGACGTAGTCGGCGGCGCGGTAGTTGTGAAAGACAAAGAACTGGCAGACAAACTTTACTTTTTGCAAAACGCAGTCGGCGCGGTACCGGGACCGATGGATTGCTTTTTAGTTTTACGCGGGATCAAAACTCTTCCCCTCCGCATGGATCGTCATTACGAAAACGCGACTTCAATTGTTGAGTTTCTCGAGAAGCATCCCAAAGTGGAAAAGGTCATTTACCCCTTTCACCCCAGTCATCCACAGCAAAAAGTCGCCAAACACCAGATGAAGAACGGCGGCGGAATGATCTCGTTCATCGTCAAAGGCGGGAAGGAAGCCGCGATTCGCGTTGTAGAATCAACCAGAATCTTCGCCTTAGCCGAATCGCTCGGCGGCGTCGAATCGCTGATCGAACTTCCCGCTGCGATGACCCATCTATCGGTCGCCGGCTCGCAATTGGAGGTTGATTCGGCTCTTATCCGCTTATCGGTTGGAATCGAAAACAAAGAGGATCTGATCGAGGATATCCAGCAAGCGTTGGAACAGGCTTAA
- a CDS encoding deoxynucleoside kinase: MTKYMVVVAGNIGVGKTSLTERIGARLGWRTGYESVADNPYLADFYSDMRSWSFHLQIFFLGHRADQYLEAAHDARSAILDRSIYEDFHIFARALHHMGDFAERDYLAYRRLFDLVVGSIPRPNLLIYLKAPVNVLMDRIRRRARGMESGITPEYLTLLDSFYDEWLGAFDMCPALTVRTDDLDYVHQPKHLDTVIERIQNKLAGKETLEF, translated from the coding sequence ATGACGAAATATATGGTGGTGGTGGCTGGAAATATCGGGGTGGGGAAGACTTCGCTCACCGAGCGGATCGGCGCGCGGCTCGGCTGGCGGACCGGGTACGAGTCGGTGGCGGATAACCCGTATCTCGCGGATTTTTACAGCGACATGCGTTCGTGGTCGTTCCATTTGCAGATCTTTTTTCTCGGTCATCGCGCCGACCAATATCTCGAAGCCGCCCATGATGCGCGCTCGGCGATCCTCGACCGGAGCATCTACGAGGATTTTCATATCTTCGCCCGCGCGTTGCATCACATGGGCGATTTTGCCGAACGCGATTATCTTGCGTATCGCCGGTTGTTCGACTTGGTGGTGGGGAGTATACCGCGCCCGAATTTGCTGATCTACTTGAAGGCGCCTGTGAATGTGTTGATGGACCGCATCCGCCGCCGGGCGCGAGGGATGGAATCGGGCATCACGCCGGAGTATTTGACGTTGCTCGATTCGTTCTACGACGAGTGGCTGGGCGCGTTCGATATGTGTCCGGCGCTTACCGTCCGCACGGACGATCTTGATTACGTGCACCAGCCCAAGCACCTGGATACGGTGATCGAGCGGATACAGAATAAACTTGCGGGCAAAGAAACTCTCGAATTCTGA
- a CDS encoding PIG-L family deacetylase has translation MTKTILAVLAHPDDETFGLGGTLALYAQRGYDTYYVCATRGEVGAADEEFMKGFKDTAEMRTDELMRAAKILGLKDVFFLGYRDSGMAGSEDNKHPDAQVAHSIDEVAGRVVKYIRELKPDVVITFDPIGGYKHPDHIHIQRATTLAFEKADDASFHPEAGAPFKPRALYYHVFPRWLLKWATRLMPLFGKNPRKWGRNGDIDLTELAVEFPTHVRLDIRSVEKIKREASAQHASQGGGVTASRWSLFGVMNMFFGGHDSFMRAYPAVNGRFKAAHDLFDGI, from the coding sequence ATGACAAAGACGATTTTAGCTGTGCTTGCGCATCCCGACGATGAGACGTTCGGACTTGGCGGCACGCTCGCCTTGTATGCGCAGCGCGGCTACGATACGTATTATGTGTGCGCCACGCGCGGCGAAGTCGGCGCGGCAGACGAAGAATTTATGAAAGGCTTTAAAGACACCGCCGAGATGCGCACCGATGAATTAATGCGCGCCGCGAAAATCTTAGGCTTGAAAGACGTTTTCTTTTTAGGATATCGCGATTCAGGCATGGCTGGTTCGGAGGATAACAAGCATCCGGACGCACAAGTCGCTCATTCGATTGATGAGGTGGCGGGACGAGTCGTCAAATACATCCGCGAACTCAAGCCCGATGTTGTCATCACCTTCGACCCCATCGGCGGATATAAACATCCTGACCACATCCATATTCAACGCGCAACCACGCTCGCCTTCGAAAAAGCGGACGACGCTTCTTTCCACCCCGAGGCTGGCGCGCCGTTCAAACCGCGTGCGCTGTATTATCACGTATTTCCACGCTGGTTACTCAAATGGGCGACGCGTTTGATGCCGCTGTTCGGCAAAAACCCGCGCAAGTGGGGGCGCAACGGCGACATTGACCTGACCGAGCTCGCGGTGGAGTTTCCCACGCACGTCCGGCTGGATATTCGTTCCGTGGAAAAGATCAAACGCGAAGCCAGCGCACAACATGCCTCGCAAGGCGGCGGCGTAACCGCCTCGCGTTGGAGTTTGTTCGGCGTGATGAATATGTTTTTTGGCGGACATGATTCGTTCATGCGCGCCTATCCTGCGGTGAATGGAAGATTCAAGGCGGCGCACGATTTGTTCGATGGGATATAA